In one window of Fulvia fulva chromosome 5, complete sequence DNA:
- a CDS encoding Signal recognition particle subunit SRP72 has protein sequence MSVSSLASLLKQTHIADDAEYLKAADAALKQSKTDLEAQHVKVVALLKLDRFEDALRAFEAGGDKLKARADLEYCYALYKSGRQAEAAELAQQNSARGSQHVEAQARYRTEDFARAAALYKQLAANPGEDAEADLRINTGAVDAQLEWSGRGNRVQNKKPGREDLEAFETAYNAACGSIARGGLGQGEVLLKRAKGLCSALEDLSEEEKQAELVPITVQQVYVLSKLGRESEAEALAQEIDAKAISDLSTRHIAQVNDAAARPTQNQFLAQRLVTKDLESLKPDYPFEFQSAILKRNKYASELQSLKYAGTASSTALSLAYPLMPNTDAFHNSLSAINAAAHAKGQTGKEALKLILTVLERRPNDVGLLLTIAQLYVLTGNSASAISLLEGFFARLEQSSKSDEQDVRFAPGLVGAMVSLYDQQGRKGNSRTELAKAVTHWRRKTKEPPAGWVHLYKAAGSALLESQDPEHLQLAREAFEELHGLDKNDRYAAAGLLAASPETTSKDQLASLTPIDRLIGGIDVDALESAGIALPPSAATTTTSRKRPAEDTKPKKAKKIRPSRMPKDFVPNKKPDPERWLPLKDRSTYRPKGKKAKARQALYSQGAVANESESSRPATPGGEVVKQKQQPGGGGANKKKKGKGGKW, from the coding sequence ATGTCGGTCTCATCGCTCGCTTCCCTCCTGAAGCAGACGCACATCGCCGATGATGCAGAATATCTCAAAGCCGCCGATGCAGCGCTCAAGCAGTCCAAGACCGACCTCGAAGCACAGCACGTTAAGGTTGTTGCCCTCCTGAAACTTGATCGGTTTGAAGATGCATTGCGAGCCTTCGAGGCAGGTGGAGACAAGCTGAAGGCAAGAGCTGATCTGGAATACTGCTATGCACTGTACAAGTCTGGCAGGCAGGCCGAAGCAGCAGAATTAGCACAACAGAACTCCGCTCGAGGGTCGCAGCACGTCGAGGCACAGGCACGGTACAGGACTGAGGATTTCGCACGGGCGGCGGCGTTGTACAAGCAGCTGGCCGCGAACCCAGGCGAGGATGCAGAGGCCGATCTGCGCATCAATACTGGCGCGGTAGATGCGCAACTGGAATGGTCTGGTCGTGGGAACCGGGTGCAGAACAAGAAGCCGGGCAGAGAAGATCTGGAGGCCTTTGAGACGGCGTACAATGCGGCATGTGGCAGTATCGCACGGGGTGGACTTGGGCAAGGCGAAGTACTGCTGAAGCGGGCGAAGGGCCTTTGCAGTGCTTTGGAAGATCTGAGCGAGGAAGAGAAGCAGGCTGAGCTTGTCCCGATTACTGTACAGCAGGTGTATGTGCTGTCTAAGCTGGGCAGAGAAAGTGAGGCCGAAGCGCTTGCACAAGAGATTGATGCCAAAGCCATTTCAGACTTGAGCACGAGACATATCGCGCAAGTCAACGATGCCGCTGCAAGACCGACGCAGAATCAATTCCTGGCGCAGAGACTGGTCACGAAGGACTTGGAGTCGCTTAAGCCTGACTACCCCTTCGAATTCCAGTCCGCGATACTGAAGCGAAACAAGTACGCCTCAGAGCTACAGTCTCTGAAATATGCTGGAACTGCTTCCTCAACGGCATTAAGCCTGGCTTACCCACTCATGCCAAACACGGATGCTTTCCACAACTCACTATCTGCCATCAACGCAGCTGCACACGCCAAGGGCCAAACAGGCAAGGAAGCCTTGAAACTCATTCTGACCGTACTCGAAAGGCGTCCGAATGATGTCGGCCTACTCCTGACGATCGCTCAGCTTTACGTGCTTACCGGAAACTCGGCCTCTGCCATCAGCTTGCTGGAAGGGTTCTTTGCAAGGCTTGAGCAGTCGAGCAAGTCCGACGAACAGGATGTACGTTTTGCGCCAGGTCTCGTCGGTGCGATGGTAAGTCTATACGATCAGCAAGGGCGCAAAGGCAACTCTCGAACCGAGCTCGCGAAAGCAGTGACGCACTGGCGCAGAAAGACGAAAGAACCACCTGCTGGTTGGGTGCATCTCTACAAAGCTGCTGGCAGTGCACTGCTCGAGTCCCAAGATCCAGAGCACCTACAGCTAGCGCGCGAAGCGTTTGAAGAGCTCCACGGTCTCGACAAGAACGATCGCTATGCTGCAGCAGGCCTGCTTGCCGCCTCGCCCGAGACGACATCCAAGGATCAGCTTGCATCACTAACACCCATCGACCGCCTTATTGGTGGCATCGATGTGGATGCTCTGGAAAGTGCAGGCATTGCTCTTCCGCCATCAGCTGCGACTACAACGACCTCGCGAAAGCGACCAGCAGAGGACACCAAACCCAAGAAAGCGAAGAAGATCCGCCCCAGCCGTATGCCCAAGGACTTTGTTCCAAACAAGAAGCCAGATCCCGAGCGATGGCTTCCTCTCAAAGACCGCAGCACCTATCGACCAAAGGGCAAGAAAGCCAAAGCGCGACAAGCGCTATACAGTCAAGGAGCTGTGGCGAATGAGAGCGAATCTAGCAGGCCTGCGACACCTGGAGGTGAGGTGGTCAAGCAGAAACAGCAGCCGGGAGGCGGAGGTGCCAACAAGAAGAAGAAAGGCAAGGGCGGAAAGTGGTAA
- a CDS encoding rRNA-processing protein EBP2: MPKPAALKLKKTLDRDQGRNYKLEKQKKLQKEAEKRKRQKQRSEIDVDALEHAISDEEVEEEVQSAAERKKESKAAKKAAMAEAVNGEADGWETEESQDAEDEDAEDAEGGAEVEGEMEDESESDSELGDNDVDEDDEDIPLSDIESLASEDRADVIPHQRLTINNTAALQRSLKSFALPSSLPFSANQTVVSTEPVQIADVDDDLNRELAFYRQSLDAVTEARSRLKKEGVPFSRPTDYFAEMVKSEEQMGKVRAKMLDEAARKKASADARRQRDLKKFGKAVQVAKLQERQKEKTKTLDRIQTLKRKRQGADLTANEDDRFDVALEDAATTQSKDRAAKRAKGAADGPNRKRQKKDEKFGFGGKKRFSKSNDAKSTNDDRSYSQKRMKSGGKGGKPRPGKSKRAKM, from the exons ATGCCCAAGCCAGCTGCCCTCAAACTGAAGAAGACGCTGGACAGGGACCAGGGTCGCAACTACAAACTTGAGAAACAGAAGAAGTTGCAGAAGGAAGCTGAGAAGCGCAAACGCCAAAAGCAGCGATCTGAGATCGATGTGGATGCGCTGGAGCATGCGATCAGTGACGAGGAAGTAGAAGAGGAGGTGCAGTCTGCTGCAGAGCGCAAGAAGGAGAGCAAAGCAGCAAAGAAAGCGGCAATGGCTGAGGCAGTCAACGGCGAGGCCGATGGCTGGGAGACGGAGGAAAGTCAAGATGCCGAGGACGAAGATGCAGAGGATGCGGAAGGTGGAGCTGAGGTAGAGGGCGAGATGGAGGACGAGTCAGAATCGGATTCCGAGCTGGGCGACAACGACGTGGACGAAGACGACGAGGACATTCCACTTTCCGACATCGAATCTCTCGCGTCGGAAGACAGAGCAGACGTGATACCACACCAACGACTCACCATCAACAACACTGCTGCTCTCCAACGATCTCTCAAGTCCTTTGCCCTACCCTCGAGCTTACCTTTCTCCGCCAACCAAACAGTCGTCTCGACCGAGCCTGTGCAGATCGCCGACGTCGACGATGACCTCAATCGCGAACTTGCATTCTACCGACAATCACTGGATGCTGTGACTGAAGCGAGAAGTAGACTGAAGAAGGAGGGTGTGCCATTCAGCAGACCGACAGACTATTTTGCAGAGATGGTCAAGTCGGAAGAACAGATGGGCAAAGTGCGGGCAAAGATGTTGGACGAGGCAGCGAGGAAGAAGGCCAGCGCAGACGCGAGGAGGCAGCGAGATCTCAAGAAGTTCGGCAAGGCTGTGCAGGTTGCTAAGCTCCAAGAGAGGCAAAAGGAGAAGACGAAGACCTTGGACAGGATCCAAACGCTCAAGCGGA AACGACAAGGAGCAGACCTCACAGCCAACGAAGACGACAGATTCGACGTCGCACTCGAAGATGCCGCAACAACACAAAGCAAAGACCGAGCAGCGAAGCGCGCCAAGGGCGCTGCAGATGGTCCAAATAGGAAGAGGCAAAAGAAGGATGAAAAGTTCGGCTTCGGTGGCAAGAAGAGATTCTCGAAGAGTAACGACGCAAAATCGACGAACGATGATAGGAGCTACTCGCAGAAACGCATGAAGAGTGGTGGGAAGGGAGGAAAGCCACGTCCTGGCAAGAGCAAGAGGGCGAAGATGTGA
- a CDS encoding Mitochondrial inner membrane protease subunit 1 — protein sequence MLRWTSRWGSVAARQARLLRFVGRRRESTKTTTNETKPPKTEPTWTQRARQSFPPRLSHPPYSPPLRYCIYVVAIALSGHTFINYVHYCGATYGISMLPTISSFGDWVCISKWHRRGRGIAVGDLVSFKHPVNLGEYAVKRVVGMQGDFVLMNTPNKSEAMIQIPEGHCWVVGDNMEHSRDSRMFGPLPLALISGKVTAKIEWQGWIPHYSRFEPGLEAASIIDDDDID from the exons ATGCTGCGATGGACGTCGAGATGGGGCAGCGTCGCAGCAAGGCAGGCACGCTTATTGAGGTTTGTCGGAAGACGCCGCGAATCCACCAAGACCACGACGAATGAGACCAAACCACCAAAAACCGAACCGACCTGGACACAGCGAGCACGGCAATCCTTCCCACCACGACTATCGCATCCTCCATACTCCCCTCCTCTACGATATTGTATCTACGTGGTGGCGATAGCGCTCTCTGGGCACACCTTCATCAACTATGTGCACTACTGCGGGGCGACGTATGGCATCTCAATGCTGCCCACCATATCGAGCTTCGGCGACTGGGTCTGTATCAGCAAGTGGCATCGAAGAGGAAGGGGCATTGCAGTGGGAGATCTTGTAAGCTTCAAGCACCCCGTCAATCTAGGAGAATATGCTGTGAAGAGGGTTGTTGGGATGCAAGGAGACTTTGTCTTGATGAACACTCCGAACAAGAGCGAGGCTATGATTCAG ATACCAGAAGGCCACTGCTGGGTGGTCGGCGACAACATGGAACACTCACGCGACTCCAGAATGTTTGGACCTCTTCCCCTAGCATTGATCTCTGGCAAGGTGACTGCCAAGATTGAATGGCAAGGCTGGATACCTCACTACTCCCGTTTCGAGCCTGGCTTGGAAGCTGCCTCTATTATCGACGATGATGACATCGACTGA
- a CDS encoding Endo-1,4-beta-xylanase B, which yields MRFVLLATVAVNVLLVTANASAEAEAETAFLETDAFASEANVERDTDAALLEAVATAFLDRRDPEPEPEALPAAKVVTKQPSKNNVYSNCPASCPAPLRAAFAPFASWQLAKDYCAAVAKGTCTDNPRFKAFNKSLIRDSRQFCCCIAKPSVPPPTIPTTPGNNTNTTIPTLPGNNTNTTIPTPPGNNTNTTMPTLPGNNTNTTTSTLPGNNTNTTMPNLPVNNTMPTLPGNNTNTTMPTLPGNNTNTTTPTLPGNNTNTTMPNLPVNNTMPTLPGNNTNTTIPNLPGNNTNTTMPNLPVNNTMPTLPGNNTNTTMPNNTMPTLPGNNTNTTMPNLPVNNTMPTLPGNNTNTTLPTNITLPLPPALNTTSNTTTNLTTNTTSNFTTNSTTNRTNSTNSTVGSGTGGTIRTSTNLLKRAWYAYQDWVTDRTPSNGGEPVALPSSRTDVQERQRMGGAVIRHHRQPRVMAVTVTSAEGVTVHLEIPTEGGQGEEEM from the exons ATGCGTTTCGTTCTCCTTGCCACAGTGGCAGTCAATGTCCTGCTCGTAACAGCAAATGCATCCGCTGAGGCTGAAGCCGAGACAGCGTTCCTTGAGACGGATGCATTCGCATCCGAGGCGAACGTTGAGAGAGACACAGATGCTGCGTTGCTTGAAGCAGTAGCAACAGCCTTCCTAGACCGACGAGACCCCGAACCTGAACCAGAAGCCCTCCCAGCCGCAAAGGTGGTGACCAAACAGCCCAGCAAAAACAATGTGTATAGCAATTGCCCGGCGTCTTGCCCTGCACCTCTGCGAGCAGCGTTCGCTCCGTTCGCATCTTGGCAATTAGCGAAGGATTACTGCGCTGCTGTCGCAAAGGGGACCTGCACAGATAACCC CCGCTTCAAAGCCTTCAACAAATCCCTGATCAGAGACTCCCGGCAATTCTGCTGCTGCATTGCCAAACCCAGTGTCCCTCCTCCAACTATCCCCACGACCCCAGGCAATAACACAAACACCACTATCCCAACACTGCCCGGGAACAACACCAATACCACAATTCCTACACCGCCAGGGAACAACACGAACACGACCATGCCCACCCTGCCCGGGAACAATACAAATACCACAACTTCTACACTACCGGGGAACAACACGAACACTACCATGCCCAACCTGCCGGTGAACAACACCATGCCGACATTGCCGGGGAACAACACGAACACGACCATGCCCACTCTGCCCGGGAACAATACAAATACCACAACTCCTACACTACCGGGGAACAACACGAACACTACCATGCCCAACCTGCCGGTGAACAACACCATGCCGACACTCCCAGGGAACAACACGAACACTACCATTCCCAACCTGCCAGGGAACAACACGAACACCACAATGCCAAACCTGCCTGTGAATAACACCATGCCCACACTTCCAGGCAACAACACAAACACCACCATGCCAAACAACACCATGCCCACCCTGCCCGGGAACAACACAAACACCACTATGCCAAACCTGCCAGTGAACAACACCATGCCGACACTTCCAGGCAACAACACCAACACCACCCTCCCCACAAACATCACCCTCCCCCTCCCCCCCGCCCTCAACACAACCAGTAACACCACCACCAACCTCACCACAAACACCACCTCCAACTTCACCACAAACTCCACAACCAACCGCACAAACAGCACCAACTCCACCGTCGGCTCCGGCACTGGTGGAACTATCCGCACATCCACAAACCTCCTAAAGCGCGCGTGGTACGCTTACCAGGATTGGGTAACGGACCGTACACCTTCCAATGGTGGTGAGCCTGTTGCGCTTCCGAGCTCGAGGACGGATGTGCAGGAGAGACAGAGGATGGGAGGTGCTGTGATTCGACACCACAGGCAGCCGAGGGTTATGGCTGTTACGGTGACGAGTGCGGAGGGGGTTACGGTGCATTTGGAGATTCCGACGGAGGGTGGGCAAGGGGAGGAGGAGATGTAG